From the genome of Macrobrachium nipponense isolate FS-2020 chromosome 29, ASM1510439v2, whole genome shotgun sequence, one region includes:
- the LOC135206374 gene encoding uncharacterized protein LOC135206374: protein METTQSVLAAVRPGDWMVSLDLKETYFHIPIHPTSRKFLRFVVQSRCFQFRALCFGLSTAPQVFTRVMSNVAGWLHQEGIRVSLYLDDWLIRSQSMSRCLEDLHKTFLMTQELGLIINKEKPQIERSQTILYLGIVLDSALFLGFSLPREAKQVPREGAGIPGEREVLGKGMDEFAGHPLLARAVCLPGKVASQTSAALPFKSLGQEESGGLLSLSHSSRDQRTSELVAGAVEVEGRNLPVQEEPRPCVVLRCFGVMLGSREVSGSWKVQQKEWHINRKELMAVLLGLKAFKDAVSGRVVEVNSDNTTALAYM from the coding sequence atGGAGACGACTCAGTCGGTGCTGGCAGCggtccgtccaggggactggatggtgtctctggacttAAAAGAAACCTACTTTCATATCCCCATCCACCCGACTTCTAGGAAATTCCTAAGATTCGTAGTTCAGAGCAGGtgcttccagttcagagccctttgtttcgggcTCAGCacggcccctcaagttttcacccgAGTAATGTCAAACGTGGCTGGATGGcttcatcaagaagggataagagtatccctatacctggacgactggttgataaggtcGCAATCAATGAgcaggtgtctggaggacttgcacaAGACGTTTCTGATGACCCAGGAGCTGGGTCTCATCATCAACAAGGAGAAACCCCAGATTGAGCGGAGTCAGACGATTCTTTATTTGGGGATAGTTCTAGACTCAGCTCTTTTTTTGGGCTTTTCCCTCCCAAGAGAGGCAAAACAAGTGCCTCGAGAAGGTGCAGGAATTCCTGGGGAGAGAGAAGTGCTTggcaagggaatggatgagtttgctgggcaccctctcctcgctcgagcagtttgtctccccgggaaggttgcatctcagacctctgcagcaCTTCCTTTCAAGAGTCTGGGACAGGAAGAGTCAGGAGGACTCCTTTCCCTTTCCCATTCCAGCAGAGATCAAAGAACATCTGAGTTGGTGGCTGGAGCCGTCGAAGTTGAGGGAAGGAATCTCCCTGTtcaagaagaacccagaccttgtGTTGTTCTCAGATGCTTCGGAGTCATGTTGGGGAGCAGAGAGGTCTCAGGCTCTTGGAAAGTGCAACAGAAAgaatggcacatcaacaggaaagagttGATGGCCGTTCTGTTAGGATTAAAAGCCTTCAAAGATGCTGTCTCGGGGAGAGTAGTGgaagtcaattcggacaacaccacggccctggcttacatgtaa